Proteins encoded by one window of Ulvibacter sp. MAR_2010_11:
- the fabF gene encoding beta-ketoacyl-ACP synthase II, producing MILQRVVVTGIGAVTPLGNTADDFWKSLLSGKSGANLITKFDTSKFKTKFACEVKNFDPFLAIDKKDIRKFDLFTQYALVAVNEAILNAKLDFNLQNRDRIGVIWASGDGGVTTFEEQLSEFKSGDGIPRFSPFFIPKRIINIASGVISIKYGLRGVNYTTASACAASNTALIDAYNYIKWGKADIIVTGGSEASITESSIGGFNASRAMSINNENYLQASKPFDVSRDGFVLGEGAGAIILESLDSALKRNAPILAEVLGGGLAADAYHLTNTHPTGDGAVLGMKLALEEAGLDAIEMDYINAHATATPTGDLSELRAIKKVFESNTNLSISGTKSMTGHLLGAAGAIEAIICIKTVLENRIPPTINTENIEPEFSGSFDFTLKSFKIKTVKHALNNTFGFGGHVASSIFKKYTS from the coding sequence ATGATTTTACAACGTGTGGTGGTTACCGGAATTGGTGCGGTAACACCTCTTGGTAATACCGCTGACGATTTTTGGAAGTCGTTATTAAGCGGTAAAAGTGGAGCTAATTTGATAACAAAATTTGATACTTCAAAATTCAAAACCAAATTTGCTTGCGAGGTTAAAAACTTCGACCCGTTTTTAGCAATTGATAAAAAAGACATTAGAAAGTTCGATTTATTTACTCAATATGCTCTGGTTGCCGTTAATGAGGCAATCCTGAATGCCAAACTAGATTTTAATCTTCAAAATAGGGACAGAATTGGCGTTATATGGGCTTCAGGCGATGGAGGTGTGACAACTTTCGAAGAGCAACTAAGTGAATTTAAATCTGGTGATGGGATTCCAAGGTTCAGTCCGTTTTTTATCCCAAAAAGGATTATAAACATAGCCTCCGGAGTAATTTCCATTAAGTATGGACTAAGAGGCGTAAATTATACAACAGCATCTGCATGTGCAGCTAGCAATACGGCACTTATTGACGCTTATAACTATATTAAATGGGGGAAGGCTGATATCATAGTCACAGGAGGATCTGAAGCTTCCATAACCGAATCTTCAATAGGTGGATTCAATGCGTCAAGAGCGATGTCTATAAACAATGAAAACTATTTACAGGCCTCTAAACCGTTTGATGTATCCAGAGATGGATTTGTACTCGGTGAAGGGGCTGGGGCAATTATTCTGGAATCACTTGACAGTGCACTCAAAAGAAATGCACCCATACTTGCAGAAGTTTTAGGTGGCGGTCTGGCGGCCGATGCATATCACCTTACAAACACTCATCCAACTGGTGACGGTGCTGTCTTAGGAATGAAATTAGCATTGGAAGAAGCAGGTCTCGATGCCATTGAAATGGATTATATAAATGCGCATGCAACTGCTACGCCTACAGGTGATTTAAGTGAGCTGAGGGCGATTAAAAAAGTATTCGAATCCAACACAAATTTATCTATTAGCGGAACCAAATCCATGACGGGTCATTTATTGGGAGCTGCGGGCGCAATTGAAGCAATTATTTGTATTAAAACTGTCTTAGAAAACAGAATTCCTCCAACAATTAATACTGAAAATATCGAGCCTGAATTTTCAGGAAGTTTTGATTTCACGTTAAAAAGTTTCAAAATTAAAACAGTGAAACATGCTCTAAACAACACTTTCGGTTTTGGAGGTCATGTGGCAAGTTCTATTTTCAAAAAGTATACTTCTTAG
- a CDS encoding MFS transporter gives MAKNDPYAALRFREFSIFLVIRFALVFAWTMQFVVIEWEVYSLTKDPFSLGLIGLMEVIPAVSMALFAGHIVDQKEKRGLLILCILGFSVVSLGLFLVTWPRIVAGLSQDILLYIIYFLVFLGGIVRAFIGPTVFSLLSLLVPKKLYPNAATWSSSVWQMGAVVGPAVAGFSIHWMGVHWSMCLVFGFSLFALLLLFAIPKKPILNPNIGEPIIKSLKEGVKFVWNTKIILGAITLDMFAVLFGGAVALLPIFAQDILHVGAEGFGVLRAAPAVGALLIMFTSAYFPLNKNAGMKLLAAIFGFGICIIVFGLSSWFWISVIALFLSGVTDGISMIIRQTILQLRTPDSMRGRVASVNSMFVGSSNELGAFESGLTAKLMGTVTAVVFGGCMTILTVVGTGVLFPTFRKLDLQKDVDEFE, from the coding sequence ATGGCTAAAAACGATCCATACGCAGCCCTTCGGTTTCGGGAATTTTCAATTTTTTTGGTAATACGATTTGCACTGGTATTTGCATGGACCATGCAATTTGTAGTGATTGAATGGGAAGTGTATAGCCTAACCAAGGATCCTTTTTCCTTAGGGCTTATCGGCTTAATGGAAGTGATTCCTGCTGTCTCTATGGCTCTATTTGCCGGTCATATTGTGGACCAAAAAGAAAAGAGAGGCCTGCTAATTCTCTGTATTCTGGGGTTTTCGGTGGTAAGTCTGGGATTGTTTTTGGTAACCTGGCCTCGTATTGTTGCAGGTCTTTCTCAGGATATCTTACTGTATATCATCTATTTTTTAGTTTTTTTAGGCGGAATTGTACGTGCATTCATAGGGCCTACCGTCTTTTCATTACTTTCTTTACTTGTTCCCAAAAAATTGTATCCCAATGCAGCTACCTGGAGCAGCTCGGTGTGGCAGATGGGTGCGGTAGTTGGGCCTGCAGTAGCCGGATTTAGTATTCACTGGATGGGAGTGCATTGGTCCATGTGTCTGGTCTTTGGATTTTCTTTATTTGCACTATTGTTATTATTTGCTATTCCGAAAAAACCAATTCTAAATCCGAATATTGGAGAACCCATAATAAAAAGTCTCAAGGAGGGCGTGAAATTTGTATGGAACACTAAAATTATTCTCGGAGCCATCACCCTTGATATGTTTGCTGTGCTTTTTGGAGGAGCCGTCGCACTGTTGCCCATCTTTGCACAAGACATATTACATGTTGGCGCCGAAGGATTTGGAGTGTTAAGAGCAGCACCCGCTGTGGGAGCCCTACTTATAATGTTTACTTCGGCTTATTTCCCACTGAACAAAAATGCCGGAATGAAACTGCTTGCTGCTATCTTCGGATTTGGAATTTGTATTATTGTCTTCGGACTTTCATCCTGGTTTTGGATATCGGTCATCGCGTTGTTTTTAAGTGGGGTAACCGATGGTATCTCTATGATAATAAGACAAACAATTCTTCAGTTGCGCACCCCCGATTCGATGCGAGGACGGGTTGCTTCAGTTAACTCGATGTTTGTAGGTTCCTCAAACGAATTAGGAGCCTTCGAAAGCGGACTTACGGCTAAACTAATGGGGACGGTGACGGCAGTTGTTTTTGGTGGATGCATGACTATCCTTACTGTGGTGGGTACAGGCGTGCTTTTTCCAACATTTAGAAAACTTGATCTTCAGAAAGATGTTGACGAATTCGAATAA
- a CDS encoding PA2169 family four-helix-bundle protein: protein MKTTREEAKENIHDNLVDNLQALLEKNYDAEKGFTTAMKDAKNERLKSFLKQQASQHARFATELDREIRNLNEKPIESGSTTGALHRGWIDLKSTFSSNDDEAVLEECLRGEKASLKEYEEKLAENRFPTNISSVLNNQLSEIRTTVAQVKNLEDLAENQS from the coding sequence ATGAAAACAACGAGAGAAGAAGCAAAAGAGAACATCCATGACAATTTGGTTGATAACCTTCAGGCATTGTTAGAAAAAAATTACGATGCCGAAAAAGGATTCACTACTGCAATGAAGGATGCTAAAAACGAAAGGTTAAAATCATTCCTAAAACAACAAGCATCACAGCATGCGCGTTTTGCTACCGAGTTAGATCGCGAAATAAGAAACCTGAATGAAAAACCTATCGAAAGTGGTAGTACCACCGGTGCGTTGCACAGAGGATGGATCGATTTAAAAAGTACTTTTAGCAGTAATGACGATGAAGCAGTGCTGGAAGAATGTCTTAGAGGTGAAAAAGCCAGTTTAAAAGAATACGAAGAGAAGCTAGCGGAAAATCGTTTCCCAACTAATATTTCTTCAGTATTAAACAATCAGTTGTCTGAAATCAGAACAACTGTTGCTCAGGTGAAGAATCTTGAGGATCTTGCCGAGAACCAGAGTTAA
- a CDS encoding rhodanese-like domain-containing protein encodes MHIEQIYTGCLAQGAYYIESDGEVAIIDPLREVKPYLERAHRDNATIKYIFETHFHADFVSGHVTLSKETGAPIIYGPNANPTFDAIIAKDGEEFRLGKIIIKAIHTPGHTMESTTYLLIDENGKEHAIFSGDTLFLGDVGRPDLAQKSNEITQEDLAGILFESLRTKLMPLPDHVIVYPAHGAGSACGKNMMKETVDTLGNQKKMNYALRADMTKDEFIKEVTDGLMPPPEYFPLNVKMNREGYDDIDKVVSRGTQKLTPQTFEQLATTTGAVVLDVRHQLDFINGHIPRSIFIGLDGGFAPWVGALIADVEQPILLVAPEGREEEAVTRLSRVGFDNTLGCLKGGIAAWKASGKEIDTLESISAETFKSTLKKKVPVFDVRNDTEFDSAHIPNATLAPLGFLNAHLTDFPENDTFYVHCAGGYRSVIAASILKSRGIHNVVDVAGGFKAIREAGIAVIE; translated from the coding sequence ATGCACATTGAACAAATATATACCGGGTGTCTCGCCCAAGGAGCTTACTATATTGAAAGTGACGGTGAAGTCGCTATTATTGATCCGCTTAGAGAAGTAAAGCCCTATTTGGAGAGAGCGCATCGTGATAATGCAACCATTAAGTATATTTTTGAAACTCACTTTCATGCCGACTTTGTAAGTGGTCATGTTACCCTATCCAAAGAAACGGGAGCTCCCATTATCTACGGGCCAAATGCAAATCCCACCTTCGACGCGATTATCGCAAAAGATGGTGAGGAGTTTAGATTGGGCAAGATTATTATTAAAGCAATACATACTCCAGGGCATACTATGGAAAGTACCACTTACTTATTAATAGATGAAAATGGGAAGGAACACGCCATATTTAGTGGAGATACCTTGTTTTTAGGAGATGTTGGAAGACCGGATTTGGCTCAAAAATCGAATGAAATTACTCAAGAAGACCTTGCCGGAATTTTATTCGAAAGTTTACGTACAAAATTAATGCCTTTACCGGATCATGTAATCGTCTATCCTGCGCATGGAGCGGGATCTGCCTGTGGGAAGAATATGATGAAAGAAACCGTGGATACCCTGGGCAACCAGAAGAAAATGAATTATGCCTTGCGAGCAGATATGACTAAGGATGAATTTATTAAAGAAGTTACCGATGGATTGATGCCGCCGCCCGAATATTTTCCGCTCAATGTAAAAATGAACAGGGAAGGGTATGACGATATCGATAAGGTAGTTTCAAGAGGAACACAAAAACTAACGCCACAGACTTTTGAGCAATTAGCAACTACTACAGGAGCAGTAGTGTTGGATGTTCGACATCAACTTGATTTTATAAACGGACATATACCACGTTCTATTTTTATTGGCTTGGATGGAGGATTTGCGCCCTGGGTGGGTGCCTTGATTGCCGATGTGGAACAACCTATTTTACTGGTTGCTCCCGAAGGTCGTGAAGAAGAAGCCGTCACGCGTTTATCTCGTGTGGGATTTGACAATACGTTAGGTTGCTTGAAAGGTGGAATAGCAGCATGGAAGGCTTCGGGGAAAGAGATTGATACGTTGGAAAGCATTTCAGCCGAAACATTTAAAAGTACCCTGAAGAAGAAAGTTCCTGTTTTCGATGTGCGTAACGATACCGAATTTGATTCGGCTCACATTCCAAATGCTACTTTGGCTCCACTTGGGTTTTTAAATGCACACTTAACCGATTTTCCGGAGAATGATACCTTTTACGTGCACTGTGCCGGGGGGTATCGTTCGGTAATTGCTGCTTCAATTTTAAAAAGCAGAGGAATTCACAATGTAGTGGATGTTGCCGGCGGATTTAAAGCCATACGAGAAGCGGGAATAGCAGTTATAGAATAG
- a CDS encoding M28 family metallopeptidase: MKYLLLSILTVFAVSCNSAQNSTATKSPVKQMTRVDYANTITAADLKTHLYIFAGDAMEGRMTGQKGQKLAAEYLRNFYMDEGIPSPIEEKNYYQTIPASYFGRMKDPKGSENIVAYIKGTEKPNEVIVLSAHYDHVGTDSNGNVYNGADDDGSGTVALLEIAEAFQQAVKEGNGPKRSILFLHVTGEEIGLYGSKYYTENPLFPLANTVCNLNTDMIGRIDPDKADNPNYVYLIGSDKLSQELHDVSESVNKTYTKLELDYKFNDDNDPNRFYYRSDHYNFAKNNIPVIFYFNGTHADYHQPTDTPDKIEYELMAKRAQLIFQTTWEIANREGRITADKLK; encoded by the coding sequence ATGAAGTATCTACTATTATCAATATTGACAGTATTTGCCGTTTCATGTAATTCGGCTCAAAATTCGACAGCCACGAAGAGTCCTGTAAAACAAATGACGCGTGTTGACTACGCCAATACCATTACAGCTGCCGATTTAAAAACACATTTGTACATCTTTGCAGGGGATGCAATGGAAGGCAGAATGACCGGACAAAAAGGTCAGAAGCTGGCAGCCGAATATTTACGAAACTTCTATATGGATGAAGGAATTCCTTCACCAATTGAAGAGAAAAATTACTATCAGACAATCCCGGCTAGTTATTTTGGCCGTATGAAAGATCCAAAAGGCTCCGAAAATATAGTAGCCTATATTAAAGGGACTGAAAAGCCTAACGAAGTTATTGTGCTTTCGGCACATTACGACCATGTTGGAACCGATTCAAACGGAAATGTATACAACGGTGCCGATGATGACGGCAGCGGAACAGTTGCTCTCTTAGAGATTGCTGAAGCATTTCAACAAGCGGTAAAGGAGGGTAACGGACCAAAGCGCTCCATCCTCTTTTTACACGTAACCGGAGAAGAAATTGGGTTATATGGCTCAAAATATTATACCGAAAATCCTTTATTCCCATTGGCAAACACGGTTTGTAATCTCAATACCGATATGATAGGACGTATTGATCCCGACAAGGCGGACAATCCAAACTATGTGTATCTAATAGGAAGTGATAAATTGAGTCAGGAGTTACACGACGTTTCCGAAAGTGTAAATAAGACCTATACCAAGCTGGAATTGGATTATAAGTTTAACGACGATAACGATCCCAATCGTTTTTACTACCGCAGCGACCATTACAATTTTGCTAAAAATAACATTCCTGTTATTTTCTATTTTAACGGAACACATGCCGACTACCATCAGCCAACAGACACCCCCGATAAAATTGAATACGAATTAATGGCCAAAAGAGCCCAGCTAATTTTTCAAACCACTTGGGAAATTGCCAATCGAGAAGGAAGAATCACGGCGGACAAGTTAAAATAA
- the bshB1 gene encoding bacillithiol biosynthesis deacetylase BshB1 — protein sequence MKLDILAIGAHPDDVELGCGATLAKEINNGKRVGILDLTRGELGTRGSAEIRDKEAARAAKLLGASVRLNLEFADGFFVNNHASQLEIIKVIRKYQPDIVLCNAVDDRHIDHGRGSKLASDACFLSGLRKIETIFEGNNQKAWRPKQVYHYIQWKNIEPDVVVDVSGFLDKKLEAVFAYESQFHKTDANEPETPISSTNFRDSISYRAQDMGRLIGVAHGEGFTAERYVAVDSLFKLI from the coding sequence ATGAAGTTAGATATACTGGCTATTGGCGCACACCCCGATGATGTTGAATTGGGCTGCGGTGCTACCCTGGCAAAGGAAATAAACAATGGGAAAAGAGTTGGAATTCTCGATTTAACCCGAGGAGAACTAGGAACTCGTGGTTCTGCCGAAATTAGAGACAAAGAAGCAGCCAGGGCCGCGAAATTATTAGGAGCTTCAGTTCGGTTAAATTTGGAATTTGCCGATGGTTTTTTTGTGAATAACCACGCTTCTCAACTGGAAATTATAAAAGTGATTCGGAAATACCAGCCCGATATTGTATTGTGCAATGCAGTTGATGATAGGCATATAGATCATGGGAGAGGAAGTAAACTGGCCAGTGACGCTTGTTTTTTAAGTGGTTTGCGAAAAATTGAAACCATTTTTGAAGGAAATAATCAAAAAGCCTGGCGTCCCAAGCAGGTGTATCATTACATTCAGTGGAAAAATATAGAACCCGATGTTGTGGTAGATGTTTCAGGATTTTTGGATAAAAAACTCGAGGCTGTATTTGCCTATGAGAGTCAGTTTCACAAGACAGATGCCAATGAACCCGAAACTCCTATTTCATCGACAAACTTTAGAGACAGTATTAGCTACAGAGCACAGGATATGGGACGTCTAATTGGTGTTGCTCACGGGGAAGGGTTTACGGCAGAGCGTTATGTGGCTGTGGATTCTTTATTTAAGTTGATTTAA
- a CDS encoding PLP-dependent aspartate aminotransferase family protein, with product MKSKNLGINTICLHVGEVEDKQFKGAISPLYMASSYAYENVDIKRYPRYFNTPNQEALSKKIAMLEHAEAGLIFGSGMAAVSTTMLAFLNSGDHVVLQKTLYGGTFNFVTEEFEKFGIEYTFTEGFAENDFVSAIKENTKVIFIETPSNPLMLITDLEMISGIAKKRGIVTMIDNTFASPINQNPIDFGIDICIHSATKYMGGHSDICAGAVAASDEHMQKIWNKAKNLGGSLSDYTVWLLERSMKTMALRVKAQNRNAKKMAKWLEKHSMVAKVYYPGLKSHPDYELAKKQMSGYTGMLSFELVAEIDAQKFTQALRLVKPSMSLASVESTIVLPLKTSHALLSAEERLHQGIADGLLRFSVGIEDKKDLMADFEQAFEAVTKNILQKSN from the coding sequence ATGAAATCAAAAAATTTGGGCATCAATACCATCTGTCTGCATGTAGGTGAAGTGGAAGATAAGCAGTTTAAAGGTGCCATTTCTCCTTTGTATATGGCAAGCTCTTATGCTTATGAAAATGTAGATATAAAGCGGTATCCACGCTATTTTAATACGCCAAATCAGGAGGCGTTGAGCAAAAAAATTGCGATGCTGGAGCACGCTGAAGCAGGATTGATTTTCGGGAGCGGAATGGCGGCGGTGAGTACTACCATGCTCGCCTTTTTGAATAGCGGAGATCATGTTGTGTTGCAAAAGACGTTGTACGGCGGGACTTTTAATTTTGTAACCGAGGAATTTGAAAAATTTGGAATTGAATATACGTTTACCGAAGGATTTGCTGAAAACGATTTTGTTTCAGCAATTAAAGAAAACACCAAAGTCATCTTTATTGAAACCCCTTCCAATCCGTTGATGCTTATCACCGATCTGGAAATGATTTCAGGAATAGCGAAAAAACGCGGTATTGTGACTATGATCGATAATACATTCGCGTCTCCTATTAATCAGAATCCAATCGATTTCGGAATTGATATCTGTATTCACAGTGCGACCAAATATATGGGCGGACATAGTGATATCTGTGCGGGAGCTGTGGCTGCGAGTGATGAACATATGCAGAAAATATGGAATAAGGCTAAAAATCTGGGAGGAAGTTTAAGTGATTACACTGTTTGGTTGCTGGAGCGTAGTATGAAGACCATGGCACTTCGAGTAAAAGCACAAAACCGAAACGCCAAAAAAATGGCAAAATGGTTGGAGAAGCATTCTATGGTTGCGAAAGTGTATTATCCCGGGCTGAAATCACATCCCGATTACGAATTGGCGAAAAAGCAGATGAGCGGTTATACCGGAATGTTATCATTTGAATTGGTCGCCGAAATTGACGCTCAAAAATTCACACAAGCGTTGCGTTTGGTGAAACCTTCTATGAGTTTGGCGAGTGTGGAATCTACCATTGTTTTGCCTTTGAAAACATCCCATGCGTTGTTGTCAGCAGAAGAAAGATTACATCAAGGCATTGCAGATGGTTTGTTGCGCTTTTCGGTGGGAATAGAAGATAAAAAAGACCTTATGGCCGATTTTGAGCAGGCCTTTGAAGCAGTTACCAAAAATATATTACAAAAATCAAACTAG
- the hutI gene encoding imidazolonepropionase, whose protein sequence is MKLLLTNIKELLQIREDRLEKVSGKAMSELPTLKDAWLLIEDGRIADFGKMTDLKPLGSIETIDCTGKLVLPAWCDSHTHLVYAGNREQEFVDRINGLSYQEIAEKGGGILNSAKKLQNTSEEELYRQSAERLEEVMKLGTGAIEIKSGYGLTTEAELKMLRVAKKLGENYPITVKTTFLGAHAVPSEYKGNKDGYLDLICNEMLPKVASEKLADYVDIFCEEGYFSVADTDRLLSEAKKYNLIPKIHVNQFNAIGGIAMGVQHKALSVDHLEVLTEADIQALQNSQTMPVALPSCSYFLSIPYTPGRELISAGLPLALATDYNPGSTPSGNMNFVVATACIKMKLTPEEAINAATINGAYAMGLSATHGSITKGKKANVIITKPIPSYGYLPYAFGSNLIDTVLINGEKV, encoded by the coding sequence TTGAAACTATTACTCACAAACATCAAAGAATTACTTCAAATTCGTGAAGACCGGCTTGAAAAAGTTAGCGGAAAGGCGATGAGCGAACTTCCAACACTTAAAGATGCCTGGTTGCTTATTGAGGATGGTCGTATTGCCGACTTCGGAAAAATGACCGATTTAAAACCTCTCGGTTCGATTGAAACGATTGATTGCACCGGTAAACTAGTACTGCCCGCTTGGTGCGATTCCCATACCCATTTGGTCTATGCCGGAAATAGGGAACAGGAATTTGTGGATCGAATTAATGGTCTCAGCTATCAGGAAATTGCCGAAAAAGGTGGTGGAATCCTAAATAGCGCCAAAAAACTACAAAATACATCTGAAGAAGAATTGTACCGACAGTCGGCCGAACGTCTGGAAGAAGTTATGAAATTAGGTACCGGAGCCATCGAAATAAAAAGTGGCTACGGACTCACCACCGAAGCTGAACTAAAAATGCTTCGGGTGGCCAAAAAATTGGGAGAGAACTACCCTATCACTGTAAAAACCACTTTTTTGGGAGCACATGCGGTTCCTTCAGAATACAAAGGAAACAAAGACGGGTATCTGGACCTTATTTGTAATGAGATGCTTCCTAAGGTCGCTTCTGAAAAGCTGGCAGACTATGTGGATATCTTCTGTGAAGAAGGTTATTTTTCAGTAGCAGACACAGACAGACTTCTTTCCGAAGCGAAAAAATACAACCTCATTCCTAAAATTCACGTCAATCAGTTTAACGCCATCGGCGGAATTGCCATGGGAGTACAGCACAAAGCGTTGAGCGTCGATCATCTGGAAGTCCTTACCGAAGCTGACATTCAAGCCTTACAAAACTCTCAAACTATGCCCGTGGCACTTCCCTCCTGCTCTTATTTTTTGAGTATTCCCTACACACCGGGACGTGAGCTAATTTCAGCCGGACTTCCTCTGGCCTTAGCAACTGATTACAACCCGGGTTCCACTCCAAGTGGAAATATGAATTTTGTCGTGGCGACAGCTTGTATTAAAATGAAACTCACACCCGAAGAAGCCATTAACGCAGCAACAATTAACGGCGCATACGCCATGGGTTTAAGCGCAACCCACGGAAGCATCACCAAAGGAAAAAAAGCGAATGTGATTATTACAAAACCTATTCCTTCTTACGGTTATCTGCCCTATGCCTTTGGCAGTAACCTTATTGATACGGTTCTAATAAATGGTGAAAAAGTATGA
- a CDS encoding formimidoylglutamase has translation MSLVKFYSKDDILNFVKKRKGESKFGEALAAITRWEQLASSPQKYVLIGIPEDIGVRANYGNPGTSEAWKSALQVLCNIQKNELTKVENVLVLGEVNCDPEMKSASRLSSKEENYNEKLGKLVEQIDEKVAQTIQKIIEANKFPIVIGGGHNNSYGNLKGAFQALKKPVNCLNFDAHTDFRALEHRHSGNGFSYAFEEGYLERYFTFGLHRNYTSQFVFERLKLHSDRIKFSLFEDIAITQKISYHDAIAEAETFICGNSFGLELDLDAIEDMGSSAMTPGGFTMNDARRFISYFSNKEHCVYFHICEGAPGLGNFPAQVGKTISFLISDVIA, from the coding sequence ATGAGTCTGGTAAAATTTTATTCGAAAGATGATATACTTAATTTCGTAAAAAAACGAAAAGGGGAATCTAAATTTGGAGAAGCGTTGGCAGCTATTACAAGGTGGGAACAATTAGCATCTTCACCACAAAAATATGTGTTGATTGGCATTCCTGAAGACATAGGCGTACGTGCCAATTACGGTAATCCCGGTACTTCCGAAGCATGGAAGAGTGCCTTGCAAGTGCTTTGTAATATTCAGAAAAATGAATTGACCAAAGTCGAAAATGTATTGGTCCTGGGCGAAGTAAACTGCGACCCCGAAATGAAATCGGCTTCCCGCCTCTCTTCCAAAGAAGAAAACTACAACGAAAAGCTGGGTAAACTGGTTGAGCAAATTGATGAAAAAGTAGCCCAAACCATTCAAAAAATAATTGAAGCCAATAAATTTCCCATTGTTATTGGTGGAGGTCATAACAACAGTTACGGAAACCTGAAAGGGGCTTTTCAAGCCTTAAAAAAGCCTGTGAATTGCCTAAATTTTGATGCCCATACCGATTTCAGAGCGTTGGAACACAGACATAGCGGCAATGGATTTTCGTATGCGTTTGAAGAAGGTTATCTGGAACGATATTTTACATTCGGCTTGCACCGAAATTACACCTCTCAATTTGTTTTTGAACGCTTAAAACTTCATAGCGATCGCATTAAATTCAGTTTGTTTGAAGACATTGCCATTACACAGAAGATATCCTATCATGATGCCATTGCAGAAGCCGAAACCTTTATCTGTGGCAATAGCTTCGGACTCGAACTCGATCTGGATGCTATAGAAGATATGGGAAGCAGCGCCATGACGCCCGGCGGCTTTACCATGAACGATGCCAGACGATTCATTTCCTATTTTTCAAATAAAGAACACTGCGTCTATTTTCATATCTGTGAAGGCGCACCCGGGCTTGGCAATTTTCCCGCTCAGGTGGGGAAAACCATTTCATTTTTAATTTCAGATGTGATCGCATAA